From a region of the Lactuca sativa cultivar Salinas chromosome 4, Lsat_Salinas_v11, whole genome shotgun sequence genome:
- the LOC128133184 gene encoding uncharacterized protein LOC128133184, translating into MAAAALPCKRRYPRQSTSMLLLFRCKRQGAMVVVPVFLRCDSDAYSSRRLLSDFHLLSQLYYPSPAAKVVDAAATPSVSAASSCRHRNQEGGWVLFAIRARVGGCISAVGVLPVVCVLCVVYLGRKWKRMPTMAAGHGGCHLLPPQATIRWLCVLILFSVVREFVSQQLGSSLRDFSTCGIVFSGLQQCEVLVFKGRSRLDRSASHYVFHTRDLWDYTLIWFYDKML; encoded by the exons ATGGCCGCCGCTGCTTTGCCATGCAAACGCCGCTATCCCCGGCAGTCGACATCAATGCTGTTGTTGTTCCGTTGCAAGCGACAAGGAGCAATGGTTGTTGTCCCGGTGTTTCTTCGCTGCGATTCCGACGCCTACTCCAGCCGCCGCCTCCTTTCCGACTTCCACCTTCTTTCACAGTTGTATTACCCATCGCCGGCGGCCAAGGTTGTTGATGCTGCCGCTACGCCATCCGTTTCTGCCGCCTCCTCGTGTCGCCACCGCAACCAAGAGGGTGGTTGGGTTCTTTTTGCAATTAGAGCTCGTGTAGGTGGTTGTATTTCCGCTGTTGGTGTGCTCCCGGTCGTGTGTGTGCTGTGTGTGGTTTATCTTGGCCGGAAATGGAAAAGAATGCCCACCATGGCCgccggccatggtggctgccaccttctGCCACCACAGGCCACCATAAGGTGGTTGTGTGTGCTTATTTTGTTTAGTGTAG ttcgggaatttgttagccagcagctggggtcaagtctgcgggacttcagcacgTGTGGGATTGTGTtttcaggacttcagcagtgtgag gtactcgttttcaaaggaaggagtcggcttgatcgcagcgcatcacactatgttttccacacaagagatctttgggattacactctgatatggttttacgaTAAAAtgctttga
- the LOC111889855 gene encoding uncharacterized mitochondrial protein AtMg00810-like, which produces MVSPAAGGVLTGSEKLGEGGAATGESQGGDGNDVIVVGNDLERIQQIKKQLDGAFSIKDLGQLKYFVGIEVAKIQGRIVFSQRKYVLDILKDSGMLGCKPSLFPIKQNLKLDRGVKEEQVDANQYRRLIGRLLYLQATRTDVTYAINALSEFDSDPRWNHMDALNRVLRYLKGTY; this is translated from the exons ATGGTGTCACCGGCAGCAGGCGGCGTCTTGACTGGATCGGAAAAACTAGGAGAAGGGGGAGCGGCGACTGGGGAGTCACAAGGCGGTGACGGCA ATGATGTTATAGTGGTGGGAAACGATCTTGAACGAATTCAACAAATTAAGAAACAACTTGATGGGGCTTTCAGTATAAAAGACTTGGGACAACTAAAATACTTCGTTGGTATAGAGGTTGCAAAAATCCAAGGAAGAATAGTCTTTAGTCAAAGAAAATATGTACTAGATATCCTCAAAGATAGTGGGATGCTGGGTTGTAAACCTAGTCTGTTTCCTATTAAGCAAAACCTAAAACTGGATCGAGGAGTGAAGGAAGAACAAGTTGATGCTAATCAATATCGTAGACTTATTGGGAGATTGTTATATCTCCAAGCTACAAGAACTGATGTAACTTATGCAATTAACGCATTAAGTGAATTCGATTCAGATCCAAGATGGAATCATATGGATGCGTTAAATCGGGTGTTACGATATTTAAAGGGGACATATTGA